One part of the Nitrospira defluvii genome encodes these proteins:
- a CDS encoding GumC family protein — MNVSYPTGLPESKAAAPSRSAFGLREHLITVFRQKRMLLTIIGVATMVAGPGSFLMTNIYSAEVRLLIQNARTPFSMSTPLTGQVFTPSDITQKDDVATEVQIFTSPILLDKLVEYFGNERVLASMRGRWDWVADLPKSAFKQLAGLPPVAQLLTTIGYVPKPENLHYQAVQQIRSHLNVEGVRQTHVFVASLDSPDPDFSADALNALVGIYLDHQLSIRKGKGAREFFDEQTKQMRGELQQAELRLQAFKDKWNIVSIEDQKRHLLQQVTHTEAALRESQVQVAETEVRISKLRERLAGQQEAIPLTNVSERNPMLDQLKNRLMQMELEYSQYVPDSPAAAELVREIAAVRGRLQAESAKVTGAATSGVNQTYQELKRTLVMEEGRRESLRPRLSELTKQFKSYRDSLNVLDQREMELQGLMREVKVKQEAFDIYLKKEEESRINEVLDRKGISNVNAIEHATPPQKPVRPRKFLNIVIGLLIGLVGGFGSAYASEYLRRTFVTREEVEDTLGKPVLAALPLVRPDTSDAESCELELRHTAQHVVRSYHERGVRTLLVTSALRGEGRSYLAGALARVLADQKFRTLLLTFEEAGPEHAAGGEDSVSVKQGVEAGRLMREVPEPTDRPHLHRLLIRHKDGTALEFAEHLAEVAKTMRDRFDLIVIDGPALTSFPEMRVAIAGIDGTILVIEAERTVSVAAARTVAAIEEAGGHLLGLVLNKRRYIIPEWIYGRWLAAGGREGV, encoded by the coding sequence ATGAACGTGTCGTACCCCACTGGGCTGCCAGAATCGAAAGCCGCTGCTCCGAGCCGATCCGCGTTTGGTCTGAGAGAGCACCTGATTACGGTGTTTCGCCAGAAACGGATGTTGCTGACGATTATCGGCGTGGCGACCATGGTGGCTGGTCCCGGCTCGTTCCTGATGACGAATATCTACAGCGCCGAAGTTCGCTTGCTCATTCAGAATGCACGAACGCCGTTCAGCATGAGTACCCCCTTGACCGGCCAGGTGTTCACTCCTTCGGACATCACGCAAAAAGACGATGTGGCGACCGAGGTGCAAATCTTCACCAGTCCGATCCTTCTGGATAAGTTAGTCGAGTACTTTGGGAATGAGCGGGTGCTGGCCTCGATGCGCGGCCGATGGGACTGGGTTGCGGATTTGCCGAAATCAGCCTTTAAGCAACTGGCCGGGCTGCCGCCGGTTGCCCAGTTGTTGACGACGATCGGATATGTGCCCAAACCGGAAAATCTGCATTATCAAGCAGTCCAACAGATCCGCTCTCATTTGAATGTGGAAGGCGTTCGGCAAACGCATGTGTTCGTCGCCAGCCTGGATTCACCCGATCCGGATTTTTCGGCCGATGCGCTCAACGCATTGGTCGGCATCTATCTGGATCATCAACTGTCGATCCGCAAAGGCAAAGGCGCACGTGAGTTCTTTGACGAGCAGACGAAGCAGATGCGCGGGGAATTACAGCAGGCCGAACTCCGGCTGCAGGCCTTCAAAGACAAGTGGAACATCGTGTCCATCGAAGATCAGAAACGGCATCTCTTACAGCAGGTGACGCATACGGAAGCCGCACTCCGGGAGAGTCAGGTGCAGGTGGCAGAAACCGAAGTGCGCATCAGTAAGTTGAGGGAGCGCTTGGCTGGACAGCAAGAAGCCATTCCGCTCACGAACGTCTCAGAGCGGAATCCGATGTTGGATCAACTTAAGAACCGGTTGATGCAAATGGAGCTGGAATATTCACAGTATGTGCCGGATAGCCCCGCTGCGGCAGAGCTGGTTCGCGAGATCGCCGCAGTACGCGGGCGTCTGCAAGCGGAGAGTGCGAAAGTCACCGGAGCTGCAACTTCCGGTGTCAACCAGACGTATCAGGAGTTGAAGCGTACGCTGGTGATGGAGGAGGGGCGCAGGGAAAGTTTACGTCCCCGACTGTCGGAACTGACCAAACAATTTAAGTCGTATCGAGACTCGCTGAATGTCCTGGACCAACGAGAAATGGAATTGCAGGGATTGATGCGCGAGGTCAAGGTCAAGCAGGAGGCCTTCGACATCTATCTGAAGAAGGAAGAAGAGTCACGGATCAACGAAGTCCTCGACCGGAAAGGCATCTCGAACGTCAACGCCATAGAGCACGCCACGCCTCCTCAAAAGCCGGTCAGGCCACGTAAGTTTCTCAATATTGTCATTGGGCTGTTGATAGGGTTAGTCGGGGGATTCGGCTCAGCTTATGCCTCGGAATATCTGCGGCGGACGTTCGTCACCCGCGAGGAGGTCGAGGATACGTTGGGGAAGCCTGTGCTCGCCGCCTTGCCGCTTGTCCGTCCCGACACTTCCGATGCCGAAAGTTGCGAGCTCGAACTGCGGCATACCGCGCAGCACGTTGTTCGTTCGTACCATGAACGTGGGGTACGAACGCTTCTGGTGACCAGTGCGCTCCGAGGCGAGGGCCGTTCCTACCTGGCCGGTGCCCTCGCACGGGTGCTTGCCGATCAAAAGTTTCGCACGTTGCTCCTGACCTTCGAAGAGGCCGGTCCTGAGCACGCCGCCGGAGGCGAAGACAGTGTAAGCGTGAAACAAGGAGTGGAGGCCGGCCGGCTGATGCGAGAGGTACCCGAGCCCACGGATCGACCGCATCTCCATCGCCTGCTGATTCGACACAAAGATGGTACAGCTCTGGAGTTTGCGGAACATCTGGCGGAAGTCGCGAAGACGATGCGCGATCGCTTCGATCTGATTGTCATCGACGGACCTGCCTTGACGTCCTTCCCTGAGATGCGTGTGGCCATCGCAGGAATCGATGGGACGATTCTGGTGATCGAAGCGGAACGTACGGTCTCGGTGGCTGCAGCGCGGACGGTTGCAGCGATCGAGGAAGCCGGTGGTCATTTGCTCGGGCTCGTGTTGAACAAGCGGCGCTATATCATTCCAGAGTGGATATACGGTCGATGGTTGGCGGCCGGGGGGAGGGAGGGCGTATGA
- the tyrS gene encoding tyrosine--tRNA ligase: MTPIAQQLDLILRGIVEVIQPNELESKLTRSIKENRPLRVKAGFDPTAPDLHLGHTVLIHKLKHFQDLGHQVIFLIGDFTGMIGDPTGRSETRVALSKEKVLENAKTYERQIFKILDPQKTQVEFNSRWMSAMTADGMIELSARYTVARMLEREDFHKRYTEGTPISIHEFMYPLIQGYDSVALKADIELGGTDQKFNLLMGRDLQRDYGQEAQVVITMPLLEGTDGVRKMSKSFGNYIALEDKPADMFGKLMSISDVLMYRYYELLTTEDLAWVKSAHPMEAKQGLAEQIVARYHGAEAGREARGAFQQKFQAREFPEQPDAHVVLTPSDVKDAGAPSIGLVELIAKTGLVPSKSEARRLIVQGGLEVEGQKMTDANAVIPLAVGTKLHLRVGRRKFAVVEYKN, encoded by the coding sequence GTGACTCCCATTGCGCAACAACTGGATCTCATTCTTCGAGGTATTGTTGAGGTTATTCAGCCGAACGAGCTGGAATCAAAGCTGACTCGATCCATCAAGGAAAACCGTCCGCTTCGGGTCAAGGCAGGGTTCGACCCCACAGCGCCGGATCTTCACCTCGGCCATACGGTCCTGATTCACAAGCTCAAACATTTCCAAGACCTCGGGCATCAGGTGATCTTTCTCATTGGCGATTTCACCGGCATGATCGGCGATCCGACGGGGCGGTCGGAGACTCGTGTCGCACTGTCGAAGGAAAAAGTGCTGGAGAATGCCAAGACCTACGAGCGCCAGATCTTCAAGATTCTGGATCCTCAGAAAACGCAGGTCGAATTTAACAGTCGCTGGATGAGCGCCATGACGGCCGACGGCATGATCGAGTTGAGCGCCCGTTACACGGTGGCTCGAATGCTGGAGCGGGAGGACTTTCACAAGCGGTACACGGAAGGGACGCCCATCAGCATCCATGAGTTCATGTATCCCTTGATTCAGGGGTACGATTCCGTGGCGCTGAAGGCCGACATTGAATTGGGCGGGACGGATCAGAAGTTCAATCTATTGATGGGGCGAGATCTACAGCGGGACTACGGGCAGGAGGCGCAGGTGGTGATCACCATGCCGCTCCTGGAGGGGACCGACGGGGTCCGCAAGATGAGTAAGAGCTTCGGCAACTACATCGCGTTGGAAGACAAGCCGGCGGACATGTTCGGCAAGCTGATGTCGATCAGCGATGTGCTGATGTATCGTTACTATGAACTGCTGACGACGGAAGATTTAGCGTGGGTCAAGTCAGCCCATCCCATGGAGGCGAAGCAAGGCCTGGCGGAACAGATTGTTGCGCGGTATCACGGGGCTGAAGCGGGTCGTGAAGCCAGGGGCGCGTTTCAGCAGAAGTTTCAGGCGCGAGAATTTCCTGAGCAGCCCGACGCCCATGTGGTCTTGACGCCATCCGATGTAAAAGATGCGGGCGCGCCCTCGATCGGCCTCGTCGAGTTGATTGCCAAGACCGGCCTGGTTCCCAGTAAGAGCGAAGCCCGACGCCTGATCGTTCAAGGCGGGCTGGAGGTGGAGGGGCAGAAAATGACCGATGCCAACGCCGTTATCCCGTTGGCGGTCGGCACGAAGCTTCATCTGCGTGTGGGGCGCCGGAAGTTTGCGGTGGTGGAATATAAGAACTGA
- a CDS encoding ComEA family DNA-binding protein codes for MMHSLLIKLAMLAVTLGSLIWIASVTPVTKVMPPQAHLPSLAPPTIASSKHVPTVEVVPRPAAVQSDQPGIVPVRPAAKPAEAVERSVVREKAPVDPRQASQGTVRQVDLNQATVADLEALPGIGPKLAQRVIDHRDERGPFHSVDDLRQVRGIGRKKFDRLRPHVLVTNTRSLARHKGTL; via the coding sequence ATGATGCACTCACTCCTCATCAAGCTGGCCATGCTGGCCGTCACGCTTGGGTCGTTGATCTGGATTGCGTCGGTGACACCGGTCACGAAGGTGATGCCGCCCCAGGCACACCTGCCTTCTCTGGCCCCCCCGACGATCGCCTCCTCGAAGCATGTGCCTACTGTGGAGGTAGTGCCGAGGCCAGCAGCCGTCCAATCTGACCAGCCGGGCATTGTGCCGGTTCGCCCAGCCGCCAAACCGGCTGAGGCGGTGGAGCGTTCAGTGGTGAGGGAGAAGGCTCCCGTCGATCCACGCCAGGCCTCTCAAGGGACGGTGCGGCAGGTCGATCTCAATCAGGCCACGGTTGCCGATCTCGAAGCCTTGCCGGGCATCGGTCCCAAGCTGGCTCAACGGGTGATTGACCACCGTGATGAGCGCGGTCCGTTTCACAGCGTCGACGACCTGCGGCAGGTGAGGGGAATTGGCCGCAAGAAATTCGATCGTCTTCGCCCCCATGTCCTCGTGACCAACACGCGATCTTTGGCCCGACACAAAGGAACCCTGTGA
- a CDS encoding sugar transferase, with protein sequence MKAVIMDGAPWAGTMLTFPVGNELLIQHLLSMLRTHGIREVAVVSCEQDPYVRELVCQAGQAQSMEILWRTESVYRGTAGSIEVVKDFLDTPAFLGVHANVYVRDVDLTAAFSFHRQYHASITLVAQRRAGTDEALESVELDPAGLVSRVNILHWSRNRRSQLAPCGLYLFDRDVLSQIPRDEYFDVNEQLVPLVRSRGGIIRAYEVDGGVHPIHGPEDFLWLNREILLKDLQSVDRGDGRHSGFDEIVIGENADISPHSFLLGPLVIGPNCVVEDYVHLIGPAVIGPTSHLEKGSLVRESVLRPGTRVRGNARVEYSVVGGDETVPEGMRLRSTYWTTADPGIRGSRNAIDQGASIKIVSRPRRTPRSATTRSGEKGGGSIYAVMKTVADRTGALAGLILVGPLLLLIAAAIKSDSRGPVFFSQKRCGKDGREFWMHKFRTMVPDAEQRQKDLKAKNSVDGPMFKLEEDPRITRVGKFLRKTSLDELPQLLNVLRGDMSLVGPRPLAYDEMKFCPTWRDARLTVRPGLTGLWQVKARNRNRFSEWIRYDLEYVRRRSLVLDLYILIRTARVLLKGV encoded by the coding sequence ATGAAAGCCGTGATCATGGATGGTGCTCCCTGGGCCGGGACGATGCTGACGTTTCCGGTAGGAAACGAACTGCTGATCCAGCATCTGCTGTCAATGTTGAGAACGCACGGTATCCGCGAAGTGGCGGTCGTCTCCTGTGAGCAGGATCCCTACGTACGTGAGTTGGTGTGTCAGGCCGGTCAAGCTCAGAGCATGGAAATACTGTGGCGGACGGAGAGCGTGTACCGTGGCACCGCCGGCAGTATCGAAGTTGTGAAAGATTTTCTGGATACGCCGGCCTTCCTCGGGGTCCATGCGAATGTCTATGTGCGCGATGTTGATTTGACGGCGGCATTCAGCTTTCACCGTCAGTATCACGCGAGCATCACGTTAGTCGCTCAGCGTCGAGCAGGAACCGATGAAGCACTGGAAAGTGTGGAGCTCGATCCTGCCGGCCTCGTGTCCAGGGTGAACATTCTGCACTGGTCAAGGAATCGCCGGAGCCAGCTGGCTCCTTGCGGACTGTATCTGTTTGACCGTGATGTGCTCTCACAGATTCCTCGCGATGAGTACTTCGATGTCAACGAGCAGCTTGTGCCGCTCGTCAGAAGTCGAGGCGGCATCATTCGTGCCTATGAGGTTGATGGAGGGGTCCACCCCATTCACGGACCGGAGGATTTTCTCTGGTTGAACCGAGAAATCCTCTTGAAAGATTTACAAAGCGTCGATCGCGGCGATGGTCGCCATAGTGGATTCGACGAGATTGTGATCGGCGAAAACGCAGACATTTCCCCCCATTCCTTCTTGCTGGGGCCGCTCGTGATCGGGCCGAATTGTGTTGTGGAAGACTATGTCCACCTGATTGGGCCGGCAGTAATTGGGCCGACCTCACATCTGGAAAAGGGTAGTTTGGTACGGGAAAGCGTGTTGCGACCAGGCACGAGGGTGCGAGGAAATGCGAGGGTGGAGTATTCGGTGGTCGGTGGAGACGAAACGGTGCCTGAAGGCATGCGACTTCGAAGCACATACTGGACTACCGCAGATCCGGGGATTCGAGGATCTCGTAACGCGATCGATCAAGGTGCCTCGATCAAGATCGTATCTCGGCCCCGACGCACGCCACGATCGGCGACCACCCGATCTGGAGAGAAGGGGGGGGGCTCGATCTATGCGGTGATGAAAACCGTCGCGGACAGGACGGGCGCTCTTGCAGGCTTGATCCTCGTTGGTCCTCTCCTGCTGCTGATTGCGGCTGCGATCAAGAGCGACTCTCGCGGGCCGGTATTCTTTTCCCAGAAACGGTGCGGAAAGGATGGCCGGGAATTTTGGATGCACAAATTCAGAACAATGGTGCCGGACGCCGAGCAGCGACAAAAGGACCTGAAAGCCAAAAATAGCGTCGACGGACCGATGTTCAAGCTGGAAGAAGATCCGCGCATCACCCGGGTCGGCAAGTTCCTTCGAAAAACGAGTCTCGATGAACTGCCGCAACTCTTGAATGTGCTGCGGGGAGACATGAGCCTGGTGGGGCCGCGTCCGTTGGCCTACGACGAGATGAAGTTCTGTCCGACGTGGCGTGATGCACGGCTCACGGTCCGTCCGGGATTGACCGGACTTTGGCAGGTGAAGGCACGTAATCGCAATCGGTTCTCAGAGTGGATCCGATACGACCTCGAGTATGTTCGTCGGCGTTCGCTGGTGCTCGATCTATACATCCTGATCCGGACCGCTCGCGTGTTGTTGAAAGGAGTGTGA
- a CDS encoding class I SAM-dependent methyltransferase — MSESMTGVAGVMAVNEMAAPAEGFVREDGWYAPYDYWLTLWGLYDLYAYALALLGDVKGKVLLDCGCGPGHTSVMLAKRGATVTAFDTADGQLDTARRLATANGVKVMFLCKPFEELDFPDASFDVVFGTFVLHHVDLPKASRQIARLLKPGGKAVFIENSALNPLLMAARSKVCGHFGVPQYSDEHEHPLTRRDIATLQSAFPGACTIHFPSLLFFRLLDFYVFKKRWPWMTSLLLRCDQAAGSIPWIRRYGYLQIVELGKGTAGA, encoded by the coding sequence ATGAGTGAGTCGATGACGGGAGTAGCGGGCGTCATGGCAGTCAACGAGATGGCTGCTCCGGCTGAGGGGTTCGTTCGCGAAGACGGATGGTATGCCCCGTACGACTATTGGTTGACGCTCTGGGGCCTCTACGACCTCTATGCCTATGCGTTGGCCCTGCTCGGAGATGTGAAGGGGAAGGTGTTGCTGGATTGCGGTTGTGGCCCCGGACATACCTCGGTGATGCTGGCAAAACGTGGTGCGACGGTGACGGCCTTCGATACGGCAGATGGGCAGCTCGATACAGCTCGTCGCTTGGCCACAGCGAACGGGGTGAAGGTGATGTTCCTGTGTAAGCCGTTTGAAGAGTTGGACTTTCCCGACGCGAGCTTCGACGTCGTGTTCGGGACTTTTGTCCTCCACCACGTGGATTTACCCAAGGCCAGCCGACAAATTGCGCGCCTGTTGAAGCCGGGAGGGAAGGCCGTTTTTATCGAGAATTCGGCGTTGAATCCGTTGCTCATGGCGGCTCGGAGCAAGGTTTGTGGCCACTTCGGCGTGCCGCAGTATAGCGACGAGCATGAGCATCCACTCACCCGCCGGGATATCGCGACCTTGCAGAGTGCCTTCCCCGGTGCCTGTACCATTCACTTTCCGAGTTTGTTGTTCTTCCGTCTGCTTGATTTCTACGTTTTCAAGAAACGATGGCCGTGGATGACCTCGTTGCTTCTCCGTTGTGATCAGGCCGCCGGATCAATTCCGTGGATACGCCGGTATGGGTATCTCCAAATTGTTGAGCTTGGCAAGGGAACGGCTGGTGCGTAA
- a CDS encoding transposase encodes MRSRFTDKEKQQILKEGRSKGAIERVCKKYDISASTFYRWRSRVGVQEADPILHLRSLQLENRRLKHRVAELSLDYTILRSALINDRENEC; translated from the coding sequence ATGCGCTCTCGATTCACTGACAAAGAGAAGCAACAGATTCTGAAAGAAGGACGCTCCAAGGGGGCGATTGAACGCGTGTGCAAGAAATACGACATTTCTGCGAGCACGTTTTATCGTTGGAGGAGCAGGGTGGGTGTCCAGGAGGCGGATCCAATCCTCCACTTGCGCTCCCTGCAACTGGAGAATCGGCGCCTCAAACATCGTGTCGCGGAGCTTTCGCTGGACTACACCATTCTCCGGTCCGCCTTGATCAACGACAGGGAGAATGAATGCTGA
- a CDS encoding ArnT family glycosyltransferase, producing MALNRSSRWLCICAVFTLCFMLRAGVALLIDASVHVIKRADVYSEIAANLAHGHGFVAEPEGEAILWRAPGYPAFLAVLYRLFGEHNETAVLLAQSALDSMTAVLILYIGARQFDETIGCVSAVLFALHPLSAYYTLRFLSEPLFTLMFTAAIAAWVAAMHTRRPTAFMLVGALIAGAALVKPVALELWPCLVAAACYRLRKEPQRALSVAIALSLACLLVLAPWAIRNYRLTGQVVAVATGGGYALWLGNQTVSDGREDWEVDAVTREHLAALRGGVLGQIEGSASSLVRVSNHPSARSATHPVDITVGQDRAFFQAALQEIADHPFESVVLTVRKLYRFWFRIFLPDNRWAQSYIAVFQALCLGLALRGILQAERREELLVVLLLPIICLAMIHALTFSTLRYSIPTVPVMTVLMTAGLRSFNSRWGLSLGSSSVRWLKLSPVGELAASYRRRQS from the coding sequence ATGGCGCTGAACCGGTCTTCACGATGGCTCTGCATTTGCGCGGTCTTTACCTTGTGTTTCATGCTCCGTGCCGGTGTCGCCCTACTGATCGATGCGTCGGTACACGTGATCAAGCGGGCGGATGTCTATTCGGAGATTGCGGCAAACCTGGCGCACGGACACGGATTTGTCGCCGAGCCCGAGGGGGAGGCGATTCTCTGGAGGGCTCCGGGCTATCCCGCATTTCTCGCGGTGCTCTATCGTCTATTCGGGGAACACAACGAGACGGCGGTGCTGCTTGCCCAATCGGCGTTGGACTCGATGACGGCCGTACTGATTCTGTATATCGGCGCACGACAGTTCGACGAGACCATCGGCTGTGTGTCGGCGGTGCTGTTTGCGCTTCATCCGCTGTCTGCCTATTACACCCTGCGATTTCTATCCGAGCCGTTGTTTACGCTGATGTTTACGGCAGCGATTGCAGCATGGGTGGCTGCCATGCATACGCGGCGTCCGACAGCGTTCATGCTGGTCGGCGCGTTGATTGCCGGGGCGGCATTGGTGAAGCCCGTGGCGTTGGAGTTGTGGCCCTGCCTGGTTGCGGCTGCGTGCTACCGACTGCGAAAAGAACCACAACGTGCCCTGTCTGTGGCGATTGCCTTGTCGCTTGCCTGTCTCCTGGTACTTGCGCCTTGGGCCATCCGCAATTATCGGTTGACGGGTCAGGTGGTGGCGGTGGCCACCGGCGGAGGCTATGCATTGTGGTTGGGCAACCAAACAGTCAGCGACGGGCGGGAAGATTGGGAAGTCGATGCCGTCACGAGAGAGCATTTGGCTGCGTTGCGTGGGGGCGTGTTGGGACAGATCGAGGGGTCCGCTTCGAGTCTGGTTAGGGTGTCGAATCATCCGTCGGCGCGTTCTGCAACGCATCCGGTCGATATCACGGTCGGACAAGATCGTGCATTTTTTCAGGCTGCGTTGCAGGAAATAGCCGATCATCCTTTCGAGAGTGTGGTGCTGACCGTCAGAAAACTGTATCGCTTCTGGTTCAGGATTTTCCTCCCTGACAATCGCTGGGCGCAGTCCTACATCGCCGTGTTTCAGGCCTTGTGTTTGGGGCTTGCGCTACGTGGAATCTTGCAGGCCGAGCGCCGGGAAGAACTCTTGGTCGTGCTCCTTCTCCCGATCATTTGTCTCGCGATGATTCACGCGCTGACCTTTTCCACTCTTCGTTACAGCATTCCCACGGTTCCGGTCATGACTGTGTTGATGACCGCCGGTCTGCGTTCGTTTAACAGTCGGTGGGGATTGTCGCTTGGTTCGTCGAGCGTTCGCTGGCTGAAGCTGTCGCCGGTGGGAGAACTGGCCGCGTCGTATCGTCGGAGGCAGTCGTGA
- a CDS encoding glycosyltransferase family 4 protein produces MKPIRVLIIRNCRGITGMTGGETYLLSLLKGFDPKKVRCLLVCIVNPALGETTWMKELKQTGFEYVTIPIGNLFNLRDVLAVCELIKTYQADVIHALDHRSDLIGILSARWTRRPVVASFLGWVNFEKGSWRARVYPWIDRMILRRLDAVITDSVAIGTELRMRKQDPPVVAIRNGIDTAWFNPARTLAPSSVSEFAAGGDYVYGMVGRIHPVKGHLNFLKAARAILDRYPRSRFVIVGTVLPGFESYRQALLDCIAARNLAPAVVMAHVSLSEIPAVFAALDVLVAPSFAESFSFTMLEGMAMGKPVVASDVGGASEMITDGHTGYLVPVGDVPALTATLLRLRENSQAVKEVGMRARQKILSDLGIEAMAAKTYEVYLKLIEYNVAKSSDSSGTGRLREQLVAISAK; encoded by the coding sequence ATGAAGCCGATTCGCGTACTGATTATTCGCAATTGTCGAGGGATCACCGGCATGACCGGAGGGGAGACCTATCTGCTTTCCCTTTTGAAAGGGTTCGACCCGAAAAAAGTGCGCTGTCTGCTGGTGTGTATCGTGAATCCGGCGCTGGGTGAAACCACCTGGATGAAGGAATTGAAACAGACGGGCTTCGAGTACGTCACCATCCCGATCGGCAATCTGTTCAATTTGCGTGATGTGCTTGCCGTATGCGAGCTGATCAAGACATATCAGGCAGATGTGATCCATGCGTTGGATCATCGCTCTGATCTGATCGGCATCCTGAGTGCGAGATGGACCCGCCGGCCTGTCGTGGCGTCGTTTCTCGGGTGGGTCAATTTCGAGAAAGGCTCGTGGCGTGCCAGGGTATATCCATGGATCGATCGAATGATACTCCGGCGACTGGATGCCGTCATCACTGACTCTGTGGCGATCGGCACAGAGCTGCGGATGAGGAAGCAGGATCCCCCCGTGGTTGCCATACGCAACGGCATCGACACCGCGTGGTTCAATCCCGCTCGTACCCTGGCGCCTTCGTCCGTTTCCGAGTTTGCTGCAGGCGGCGATTACGTGTACGGGATGGTTGGTCGTATCCATCCGGTGAAAGGTCACCTCAATTTCTTGAAGGCGGCTCGCGCGATCCTTGACCGCTACCCGCGTAGTCGATTCGTGATTGTCGGTACGGTACTGCCCGGGTTCGAATCCTATCGACAGGCACTGCTCGATTGTATCGCCGCACGGAACTTGGCGCCCGCTGTTGTCATGGCCCATGTCTCGCTGTCGGAGATTCCGGCGGTGTTTGCTGCCTTGGATGTGCTGGTGGCGCCGTCTTTTGCCGAAAGTTTCAGTTTTACGATGCTCGAAGGCATGGCGATGGGGAAGCCGGTGGTTGCGTCGGATGTGGGCGGTGCATCAGAGATGATCACCGACGGCCACACAGGGTACTTGGTGCCCGTGGGTGATGTGCCTGCGCTTACTGCGACGTTGCTGCGGTTGAGAGAAAACTCTCAGGCTGTGAAAGAAGTGGGCATGCGTGCACGACAAAAAATTCTTAGCGATCTGGGTATCGAGGCGATGGCGGCAAAAACCTACGAAGTGTATCTGAAGTTGATCGAATACAACGTTGCGAAGTCGAGTGATTCTTCCGGCACTGGTCGATTGCGTGAGCAGTTGGTTGCGATCAGTGCGAAGTAG
- a CDS encoding response regulator transcription factor has product MRETDAATIQTVVAIISSNYLLRLGLQRIVEAETWIKLIGQTTHGTNLDEVLASNHPTIAILDTENDHVIPELILKIKRAAPAIKVILLSGFEDMERTRQAFASGVDGIVLKVQPSAVLIATIAHLARADEEVPLTFERLGSPRKLSAQAEPPSLLTRAPAQHKRLDGLTEREQEVVRLVSEGLSNKDIADRLCISSITVRHHLTSIFDKLGVSNRQKLLIRAHQNGLTRPPALA; this is encoded by the coding sequence ATGAGGGAAACCGACGCAGCTACAATCCAAACGGTAGTGGCAATCATCAGCAGTAACTATCTCCTGCGGCTCGGTTTGCAGCGGATCGTCGAAGCAGAAACATGGATCAAGTTGATCGGGCAGACTACGCACGGAACGAACCTGGATGAGGTGTTGGCCAGCAACCACCCGACTATCGCGATTCTCGACACGGAAAATGATCATGTCATTCCTGAGCTGATCCTGAAAATCAAGCGTGCTGCTCCAGCCATCAAAGTTATTTTATTGAGCGGATTCGAGGACATGGAGCGCACTCGTCAAGCATTCGCTTCCGGAGTCGATGGTATTGTGCTCAAGGTACAACCTTCCGCCGTGCTCATCGCCACGATCGCCCACCTCGCCAGGGCGGACGAGGAAGTCCCTCTTACCTTTGAAAGACTCGGCAGCCCTCGGAAACTCAGCGCACAAGCAGAGCCGCCCTCCCTCCTGACACGCGCCCCTGCCCAACATAAACGCCTCGATGGACTCACGGAGCGGGAACAGGAAGTCGTCCGATTGGTCAGTGAGGGATTGTCCAACAAAGACATTGCCGACCGTCTGTGCATTTCCAGCATTACCGTCAGACATCATCTCACCAGCATTTTCGACAAGCTCGGTGTCTCGAATCGCCAGAAATTGCTCATCCGGGCCCACCAGAACGGACTCACCAGACCGCCCGCGCTGGCATAA